A region of the Clostridium estertheticum subsp. estertheticum genome:
AGAAAATATTATTGGAACTATGAAAGATCCTGAGCATTGGAGAAAAAGAAATAATATAATAGCATTTATTTCTCTATTTTGGTCCCTTATATCAATTTTTGCTTTTATTTATTTGAAATTTTTCTATGCTACTCATTTACTTTCAATAGTATATGTTTTTATCTATATAGCTGCTATTGTATTAAGTGTTTTCGTATTCATTAAGAAAAATAAGATTGTTACTAAAAAATAGCATAACCTAAAAGGCAGTAATAATTTAAACATTATTACTGCTTTTTAAAACTTTATTTTTCTAATACTTTGATAAAACTTTGATAAAACTTTTAATAATCTGAGCTGTGAAGCCCCATATTACGTAGTTATTATACTCATAAAAATATTGATCTAAAAAACCTTTCCTAAACTTGTAGTTTTTTCCTCCATTAATTAAATGGAAAGGAAAACCTTCTTGTTTTAAGGGTCCTATCTCCATATTATAATGTAATGGCTCACTCTCTAAAAAGAATTTTAATGGGACTTTAAATATATGATCAACTTCATATACGCTGGGGTTTATTTCACCATATTTTAGATACCCCACATAAGCATACATTATATTTCCATAAGGACTTATATAATAATCCATATCTCCAATTATTTTAATTTGATCTCTTTCCAAATTCAATTCTTCCATAGTTTCTCGCACTGCGGCTTCTTTTGGATCTTCATTTAGCTCAACTCTCCCGCCTGGTAGACAAACATCACCTGGCTGACTTCTTAATTTCAAAGCTCGTACTTCAAATACAATAGATAATTCATCATTATCCTCTACAAGTAATATCATAACCGCACTTTCATCAAACTCACCTATTACTTTAGGAATTCTATCCTTAAATATTTCTTCTACCTTATTTATTATCTTAATCACAACCTTTCTTACGCCACCAACGTGGCAAGTTTTTTAATAAAAACCTTTTATTTAAATTTTTATATTTTCATTTTAATCTATAAACCCATTT
Encoded here:
- a CDS encoding CoA pyrophosphatase, with amino-acid sequence MIKIINKVEEIFKDRIPKVIGEFDESAVMILLVEDNDELSIVFEVRALKLRSQPGDVCLPGGRVELNEDPKEAAVRETMEELNLERDQIKIIGDMDYYISPYGNIMYAYVGYLKYGEINPSVYEVDHIFKVPLKFFLESEPLHYNMEIGPLKQEGFPFHLINGGKNYKFRKGFLDQYFYEYNNYVIWGFTAQIIKSFIKVLSKY